The following coding sequences are from one Candidatus Nitrosopumilus sp. SW window:
- a CDS encoding NADH-quinone oxidoreductase subunit D encodes MTDIMPPGLALKKVDERIMTLNVGPQHPGSGHMRIVVQIDGDYIVACDPDPGYVHRGEEKMAEYRNYITNVPHLERPVIHDSCNVLYPYVLGAEEILGIEVPERAKYVRVICSELNRCIYTMYWLAIYGIFLGHSTMFMWPAGDRELLIDLMEKVSGARVTHAHFIPGGVRNDLPANFEDVCLRQVNYFEKRIKEYAAVFYDNPILISRTQDTGVLSRENAIRYGTTGSVLRASGVDYDLRVKAPYDVYDELDVHTNVMKEGDSYARSKVPWLDMMESCNIIRQALQKMPKSGSVRTKLKPNPKTKGPATVYKRVESGRGSLGCYIVSDGKTEPYRVKMSVPSFRNLLALPNLLIGEKLGNMPSVYWSLNYWPVEADR; translated from the coding sequence ATGACTGATATAATGCCCCCTGGATTAGCACTCAAAAAAGTAGATGAGAGAATTATGACTCTCAATGTAGGACCACAGCATCCCGGTTCTGGACACATGAGAATTGTTGTTCAAATTGATGGTGATTATATTGTTGCATGTGATCCTGATCCAGGATATGTGCATCGTGGAGAAGAAAAGATGGCAGAATATAGAAACTACATCACAAACGTTCCTCACTTGGAAAGACCAGTAATTCATGATTCTTGTAATGTTCTTTACCCATACGTTTTAGGTGCAGAAGAAATTCTTGGAATCGAAGTTCCAGAACGTGCAAAATATGTTAGAGTAATTTGTTCAGAATTAAACCGTTGTATCTATACCATGTATTGGCTTGCAATTTATGGTATTTTCTTAGGTCATTCTACAATGTTCATGTGGCCAGCAGGTGACAGAGAACTCTTGATTGATCTTATGGAAAAAGTATCTGGAGCTAGAGTAACACATGCACACTTTATTCCGGGTGGAGTACGAAATGATTTACCTGCAAACTTTGAGGATGTATGCTTGCGTCAAGTGAATTACTTTGAAAAACGTATCAAAGAATATGCTGCAGTATTTTATGATAATCCTATCTTGATTTCAAGAACACAAGATACTGGTGTATTGTCACGTGAAAATGCAATTAGATATGGAACAACTGGTTCTGTACTTAGAGCAAGTGGTGTAGATTATGACTTAAGGGTAAAAGCACCATATGATGTCTATGATGAACTAGATGTTCATACTAACGTAATGAAAGAAGGAGATTCTTACGCAAGATCTAAAGTACCATGGCTTGACATGATGGAAAGTTGCAATATCATTAGACAAGCATTACAGAAAATGCCAAAGTCTGGTTCTGTCAGAACAAAACTAAAGCCAAATCCTAAGACAAAAGGTCCTGCTACTGTATACAAACGAGTTGAATCTGGAAGAGGTTCTCTTGGTTGTTATATTGTATCTGATGGTAAAACTGAACCTTATAGAGTAAAGATGAGTGTTCCTTCATTTAGAAACTTACTTGCATTACCTAATCTTCTGATTGGTGAAAAACTTGGAAACATGCCTTCTGTTTATTGGAGTCTCAATTACTGGCCAGTGGAGGCAGATAGATAA
- a CDS encoding NADH-quinone oxidoreductase subunit C: protein MSSDSEKPAVATPEEKSTPPKPAPKPAAKTEEKPAELPAFEKSISDKLVEKFGDKVEVDFVKEDRIGIKTSKENVHDVAQFIRDDLHYDHAESVSGVDYPADNEIEVVYHLGSYTESSLARQVLTLATRAPRESNPIPGQDSTKLPTLRDVFYSVEFGEREVFEMLGVYFDGHPDNRRLLLPEDWADLPPLRKDFAIKGR, encoded by the coding sequence ATGAGTAGTGATTCTGAAAAACCAGCAGTCGCAACACCTGAAGAGAAATCAACTCCTCCTAAACCTGCACCAAAACCCGCAGCAAAAACTGAAGAAAAACCCGCAGAACTTCCAGCATTTGAAAAAAGTATTTCAGATAAACTAGTTGAAAAATTTGGAGATAAAGTAGAAGTAGATTTTGTAAAAGAAGACAGAATTGGAATTAAAACAAGTAAGGAAAATGTTCATGATGTGGCCCAATTCATTCGCGATGACTTGCATTATGATCATGCTGAATCTGTTTCAGGCGTAGATTACCCTGCAGACAATGAAATTGAAGTAGTCTACCATCTTGGCTCTTACACTGAATCGTCTCTTGCAAGACAAGTTCTGACACTGGCAACACGTGCTCCTAGAGAATCAAACCCAATTCCTGGACAAGATTCCACAAAACTTCCTACTCTTAGAGATGTATTCTACAGTGTAGAATTTGGTGAAAGAGAAGTTTTTGAAATGTTAGGTGTTTACTTTGATGGTCATCCAGATAATAGACGATTACTTTTGCCTGAAGATTGGGCAGACTTGCCACCACTTCGAAAGGACTTTGCAATAAAAGGTAGATGA
- a CDS encoding NADH-quinone oxidoreductase subunit B, which produces MLKDLVTPENANVFVGKLGDILEKAIDKPLGYAINWGRIWSLWPVHIETACCSVEFGAASSPRYDVERFGIIEAFGSLRQCDLVVVQGTITRKMAPRLRLVYDQMPEPKYVIAMGACAITGGLYFDSYNVLPGIDGVIPVDVYVPGCPPRPETLIQGCILLQEKIKRMKARKFV; this is translated from the coding sequence TTGCTTAAAGACTTAGTAACACCAGAAAACGCAAATGTTTTTGTAGGAAAACTTGGGGATATTTTAGAAAAAGCAATCGACAAACCATTGGGCTACGCCATCAATTGGGGTAGAATTTGGTCACTCTGGCCTGTACACATTGAAACAGCTTGTTGCAGTGTAGAATTTGGTGCAGCATCAAGTCCAAGATATGATGTTGAAAGATTTGGTATCATCGAAGCATTTGGATCACTTAGACAATGTGATCTAGTTGTTGTTCAAGGAACTATTACAAGAAAGATGGCACCACGTCTCAGATTAGTTTATGATCAAATGCCAGAACCAAAGTATGTAATTGCTATGGGAGCTTGTGCAATTACTGGAGGATTGTATTTTGATTCATACAATGTACTTCCAGGAATTGACGGAGTAATTCCAGTTGATGTCTATGTTCCAGGTTGTCCACCTAGACCTGAAACTCTCATACAAGGATGTATTTTGTTACAAGAAAAAATTAAGAGAATGAAGGCTAGGAAGTTTGTATAA
- a CDS encoding NADH-quinone oxidoreductase subunit A — translation MFAFGIAAMAPALIISRMVSPRKRSNPVKFLPMECGQVPSGEGRTHFMMQYYPYILMFVVFDVMAIFLYAWGSALLELPKSATLPMMGFLAIMFGAMAFALYQSGRRRIW, via the coding sequence ATGTTTGCCTTTGGTATAGCAGCAATGGCACCTGCATTGATAATTTCACGAATGGTTTCTCCCCGAAAACGTAGTAATCCTGTAAAATTTTTGCCAATGGAATGTGGTCAAGTTCCATCTGGAGAAGGACGAACGCATTTTATGATGCAATATTATCCGTACATTCTCATGTTTGTAGTATTTGATGTAATGGCAATTTTCTTGTATGCATGGGGAAGTGCTCTTTTAGAACTTCCAAAAAGTGCAACCTTACCAATGATGGGATTTTTAGCTATTATGTTTGGTGCAATGGCGTTTGCATTGTATCAATCAGGGAGACGAAGAATATGGTAG
- a CDS encoding redoxin domain-containing protein, whose product MSLNIGDTAPNFELPDTELKLRTLDEFKGKKIVLTFIVAASSPVCETELCTLRDSWQEIADTGAQIVAISNDGPFANKAFAEKHNFNFPLLGDYNSKTISDYDVLMKDLLHIKDYNAAKRSVFIIMEDGKIGYKWVSEDPLKEPNYEEIKNFLK is encoded by the coding sequence ATGTCATTGAATATCGGAGATACTGCTCCAAATTTTGAGCTTCCAGATACAGAACTAAAATTGCGGACTTTGGATGAATTCAAAGGAAAAAAGATCGTTCTTACATTCATTGTTGCAGCAAGTTCTCCTGTATGTGAGACAGAACTATGCACACTTAGGGATTCTTGGCAAGAAATTGCAGATACGGGTGCACAAATAGTCGCAATTAGTAATGATGGTCCTTTTGCAAATAAAGCATTTGCAGAAAAACATAACTTCAATTTTCCATTATTGGGAGATTACAATAGCAAAACAATTAGTGATTATGATGTTTTGATGAAAGACTTGCTTCATATTAAAGACTACAACGCAGCAAAACGTTCTGTATTCATAATTATGGAAGACGGAAAAATTGGTTACAAATGGGTTTCAGAAGATCCATTAAAAGAGCCAAACTACGAAGAGATTAAAAATTTCCTCAAGTAG
- a CDS encoding acetyl-CoA carboxylase biotin carboxyl carrier protein subunit — protein MDYKISDIEKSFEGKIVENLGNNDYVIKINDKEHQLRILTMDAKGIEFILDQQYHKAKYLETATNEMNLVIDNVPITLNMNTHFDEIVFKNSGGGGGGGAQLALKSQIPGKVVSIAVTEGDSVKKGDVVCTLESMKMQVAVKAHKDGAVKNLKIKDGATVAKGDVIADLE, from the coding sequence ATGGACTATAAGATATCTGATATTGAAAAATCATTTGAAGGAAAAATTGTTGAAAACTTGGGCAATAATGATTATGTAATTAAGATAAATGACAAAGAGCACCAACTAAGAATTCTCACTATGGATGCAAAAGGAATTGAATTCATTTTAGATCAACAATATCATAAAGCAAAATACCTTGAAACTGCAACCAATGAAATGAATCTCGTTATTGATAATGTTCCAATCACACTAAACATGAACACTCACTTTGATGAAATTGTTTTCAAAAACTCTGGTGGCGGTGGTGGCGGTGGTGCTCAATTAGCACTCAAAAGTCAAATTCCAGGAAAAGTTGTATCCATTGCAGTAACTGAAGGTGATTCAGTTAAGAAAGGTGACGTTGTATGTACTCTAGAATCAATGAAGATGCAGGTTGCCGTAAAGGCTCACAAAGACGGTGCTGTTAAAAATCTCAAAATTAAAGACGGTGCAACTGTCGCAAAAGGCGACGTTATTGCAGATTTAGAATAA
- a CDS encoding acetyl/propionyl/methylcrotonyl-CoA carboxylase subunit alpha: MIKKVLIANRGEIALRVIRTCNALGIKTVAVYSDEDYNSLHVKKADESYHIGEAAPAKSYLNQEKILEVMLSSGADAVHPGYGFLSENDDFARLCEKNKITFIGPSADSMNLCGDKMECKAAMLKAKVPTVPGSPGLVSDANEAEKIANEIGYPVLLKSVYGGGGRGIRLVTNDKELREGFETVTSESISAVGKSAIIVEKFLEKTRHIEYQMCRDHHGNAVHLFERECSIQRRNQKLIEQTPSPVVDDAKREEIGELVVKAAEAVDYTNLGTAEFLRADNGEFYFIEINARLQVEHPISEMVSGLDFVKLQIDIANGEPLPFKQKDLKMNGYAIECRINAEDTFLDFAPSTGPVPDVTIPAGPNVRCDTYLYPGCTVSPFYDSLMAKLCTWGPTFEESRTRMLTALNDMYVQGVETSIPLYKTILNSEEYKKGELSTDFLKRYGMIDKLTEDLKKEKENKSEAALAAAIIHSEYFKNRVQNNSTTSATWKNKLD; this comes from the coding sequence ATGATTAAGAAAGTACTAATTGCTAACAGAGGAGAAATTGCTCTTAGAGTAATCAGAACATGTAATGCATTAGGCATAAAGACTGTTGCAGTATATTCTGATGAAGATTACAATTCTTTACATGTAAAGAAAGCTGATGAATCCTATCATATTGGAGAAGCAGCTCCTGCAAAATCATATCTTAATCAAGAAAAAATCCTTGAAGTGATGTTGTCTTCAGGTGCAGATGCTGTACATCCTGGTTATGGATTCCTTTCTGAAAATGATGACTTCGCAAGATTATGTGAAAAAAATAAAATTACTTTCATTGGACCATCTGCTGATTCCATGAACCTATGTGGTGATAAGATGGAATGCAAAGCTGCAATGCTAAAAGCTAAAGTTCCAACAGTACCTGGAAGTCCAGGATTAGTATCTGATGCAAATGAAGCAGAAAAAATTGCAAACGAAATTGGATACCCTGTACTTTTGAAATCAGTTTATGGTGGTGGAGGTCGTGGAATTAGATTAGTTACTAATGATAAAGAATTACGTGAAGGTTTTGAAACAGTAACCTCCGAATCTATTTCAGCAGTTGGAAAATCTGCAATTATTGTTGAAAAATTCCTAGAAAAAACCAGACACATTGAATACCAGATGTGTAGAGATCATCATGGTAATGCAGTACATCTCTTTGAAAGAGAATGTTCTATTCAAAGAAGAAATCAAAAACTAATTGAACAAACCCCTTCTCCTGTTGTAGATGATGCAAAAAGAGAAGAAATTGGTGAATTAGTTGTTAAAGCAGCAGAAGCTGTTGATTACACTAATCTTGGTACAGCAGAATTTCTAAGAGCTGATAATGGTGAATTTTATTTTATTGAGATTAACGCAAGACTTCAAGTAGAACATCCTATCAGCGAAATGGTTTCAGGATTAGACTTTGTTAAACTGCAAATTGATATTGCAAATGGAGAACCACTTCCATTCAAACAAAAAGATCTGAAGATGAATGGTTATGCTATTGAATGTAGAATTAATGCTGAAGATACATTTTTGGACTTTGCACCTTCAACTGGTCCTGTTCCAGATGTAACAATTCCTGCAGGACCTAATGTTAGATGTGATACCTATCTTTATCCTGGATGTACAGTATCTCCATTTTATGATTCATTAATGGCAAAGCTTTGTACTTGGGGACCAACATTTGAAGAATCTAGAACTAGAATGCTTACTGCATTAAATGATATGTATGTTCAAGGTGTAGAAACATCAATTCCACTATACAAAACAATTCTAAATTCTGAAGAATACAAAAAAGGAGAACTATCCACTGACTTTTTGAAACGTTATGGTATGATTGATAAATTAACTGAAGATCTTAAGAAAGAAAAAGAAAACAAGAGCGAAGCAGCTTTAGCTGCAGCTATCATTCATTCTGAATACTTTAAGAACAGAGTTCAAAACAATAGCACAACCAGCGCAACTTGGAAAAATAAATTGGATTGA
- a CDS encoding acyl-CoA carboxylase subunit beta produces MHSEKLENYHNKHKTSQQGGGQDRIKAQHDKGKLTARERIDLLLDEGSFTEIDPMVTHHYHEYDMQKKKFFTDGVVGGYGNVNGRQIFVFAYDFTVLGGTLSQMGAKKITKLMDHAVRTGCPVIGIMDSGGARIQEGIMSLDGFADIFYHNQLASGVVPQITASIGPSAGGSVYSPAMTDFVVMVEKAGSMFVTGPDVVKTVLGEEISMDDLGGAMTHGSKSGVAHFVAQNEYECMDYIKKLISYIPQNNSEEPPKIKTDDDPNRLDHNLINVIPENPLQPYDMKEIINSIVDNHEFFEVHELFAPNIVVGYGRMDGQVVGIIANNPMHLAGALDIDSSNKSARFIRFCDAFNIPIITLVDTPGYMPGSNQEHNGIIRHGSKLLYAYCEATVPRITLVIGKAYGGAYIAMGSKNLRTDINYAWPTARCAVLGGEAAVKIMNRKELAEAKDPEVLKKELIHEFTEKFENPYVAASHGTVDNVIDPAETRPMLIKALKMLANKREKQLPRKHGNINL; encoded by the coding sequence ATGCATTCAGAAAAACTCGAAAACTATCACAATAAACATAAAACTTCTCAACAAGGTGGCGGTCAGGATAGAATCAAAGCACAGCATGATAAAGGTAAATTAACTGCACGAGAAAGAATCGATCTTCTGTTAGATGAGGGAAGCTTTACCGAAATAGATCCAATGGTAACTCATCATTATCATGAATATGATATGCAGAAAAAGAAGTTCTTTACTGATGGTGTAGTTGGAGGTTATGGAAATGTTAACGGTAGACAAATCTTCGTATTTGCTTATGATTTCACAGTTCTTGGTGGTACACTTAGTCAAATGGGTGCCAAAAAAATTACTAAACTAATGGATCATGCAGTTAGAACTGGATGTCCAGTTATTGGAATCATGGATTCTGGTGGTGCAAGAATTCAAGAAGGAATAATGAGTCTTGATGGATTTGCAGATATCTTTTATCATAATCAATTAGCTTCAGGAGTTGTTCCTCAAATCACAGCAAGTATTGGTCCCTCTGCTGGAGGTTCAGTATATTCACCAGCTATGACAGACTTTGTCGTAATGGTAGAAAAGGCAGGATCAATGTTTGTCACTGGTCCTGATGTTGTTAAGACAGTATTAGGTGAAGAAATTTCAATGGATGATCTTGGTGGAGCTATGACACATGGTTCAAAAAGTGGAGTTGCACATTTTGTTGCACAAAACGAATACGAATGTATGGATTATATCAAGAAATTAATCTCTTACATTCCACAAAATAATTCTGAAGAACCTCCAAAAATAAAAACTGATGATGATCCAAACAGATTAGATCATAATCTCATTAATGTAATCCCTGAAAATCCATTACAACCTTATGATATGAAAGAAATTATCAACTCTATTGTAGATAACCATGAGTTCTTTGAAGTTCATGAGTTATTTGCACCAAACATCGTAGTAGGCTATGGTAGAATGGATGGACAAGTAGTTGGAATTATTGCAAATAATCCAATGCATCTTGCAGGTGCACTTGATATTGATTCATCAAACAAATCTGCACGTTTCATTAGGTTCTGTGATGCATTTAACATTCCAATTATCACACTAGTGGATACACCAGGTTACATGCCAGGTTCTAACCAAGAACATAACGGTATCATTAGACATGGAAGTAAATTACTTTATGCATATTGTGAGGCAACTGTTCCAAGAATTACACTTGTGATTGGAAAGGCATATGGTGGTGCATACATTGCAATGGGAAGCAAAAATCTTAGAACTGATATTAATTATGCATGGCCAACTGCACGTTGTGCTGTTTTAGGTGGTGAAGCTGCTGTAAAAATCATGAATAGAAAAGAATTGGCAGAAGCAAAAGATCCTGAAGTTCTAAAGAAAGAATTAATCCATGAATTTACAGAAAAATTTGAAAATCCATATGTTGCTGCATCCCATGGAACTGTTGATAATGTGATTGATCCTGCAGAAACAAGACCTATGTTGATTAAAGCCCTCAAAATGCTTGCAAACAAAAGAGAAAAACAACTTCCAAGAAAACATGGAAACATCAATTTGTGA
- a CDS encoding AAA family ATPase — protein MWSEKYRPQNISDMVGNEDSRAAIMEWFAKWKKGTKPLLLVGPPGIGKTTMAFLVAKQFGYDMIGLNASDVRSKSRINEILTPVLGNVSVLGTPMIFVDEVDGIHGRGDYGGVAALVDILKEPTVPIILAANDDSSDKMKSIKKVVKIISFKKIPPRLLRVYLENILKKESAKLSPGSIIKVIDKSRGDIRSMINLTQSLVTGFNPQTETSFENIDVENGVNAFFKSKSVEEARSVLYSMQIDPREKINAFYSSIVTSNLDADSFAKYLEVISEADMLYGKIVRTQNWRLLRYLNDILIKLYQNDDRIRYAQYNLSWPLLNRIRWDGAKIKSLASVMAKKLHLSSSAFVTFGLPFVLFCIKNKTLELELEETFGDIIDKEIELIQ, from the coding sequence ATGTGGTCTGAAAAATATCGACCTCAGAATATTTCTGATATGGTTGGAAATGAAGATTCTCGTGCTGCAATAATGGAATGGTTTGCAAAATGGAAAAAAGGCACAAAACCTCTACTTTTGGTTGGTCCTCCTGGAATCGGAAAAACTACTATGGCGTTTCTGGTAGCCAAACAATTTGGTTATGATATGATTGGACTTAATGCAAGTGATGTTAGAAGTAAATCAAGAATTAATGAGATCCTTACTCCTGTATTGGGAAACGTAAGCGTTCTTGGAACTCCGATGATATTTGTTGATGAAGTAGATGGAATTCATGGTCGCGGAGATTATGGTGGTGTTGCAGCACTTGTTGATATCTTGAAAGAACCAACTGTCCCGATTATACTTGCTGCAAATGATGATTCATCTGATAAAATGAAAAGTATCAAAAAAGTTGTAAAAATTATATCTTTTAAAAAAATTCCTCCACGACTTCTTCGAGTTTATTTAGAAAATATTTTAAAAAAAGAAAGCGCAAAACTTAGTCCTGGTTCAATAATCAAAGTAATCGATAAATCTAGAGGTGACATCCGTTCAATGATTAACTTAACACAATCTTTGGTTACTGGATTTAATCCACAAACAGAAACTAGCTTTGAAAACATTGATGTTGAAAATGGAGTCAATGCATTTTTTAAATCAAAATCTGTTGAAGAAGCCAGAAGTGTTTTGTATTCTATGCAAATTGATCCTAGAGAAAAAATCAATGCATTTTATTCAAGTATTGTTACAAGTAATTTAGATGCTGATTCATTTGCAAAGTATTTAGAAGTAATTTCTGAGGCTGACATGCTTTATGGAAAAATTGTCAGAACACAAAATTGGCGATTATTGAGATATCTTAATGATATTTTGATTAAACTATATCAAAATGATGATAGAATTAGGTATGCACAATACAATCTCTCGTGGCCTTTACTTAATAGAATCCGTTGGGATGGTGCAAAAATAAAATCACTTGCCTCTGTTATGGCAAAAAAATTACATTTGTCTTCTAGTGCATTTGTTACATTTGGTTTGCCTTTTGTTTTATTCTGTATAAAAAATAAAACGCTAGAATTAGAATTAGAAGAAACTTTTGGAGATATTATTGATAAGGAGATTGAATTGATACAATGA
- a CDS encoding inositol monophosphatase family protein codes for MEVIEILREVSNKIYENVKDVAGTEHAAGDFGRGAGGDISRNIDIIAEKTVLDYLKEINFPCVVLGEECGRVELSKDPKGFVIMDAIDGSANAVRGVPFFCSSLAFATENKLSSITDGVITNLDNGEMYWASKNRGSFFNQEQMKVHNEDPVYKIVGINTSGASTELMKKLHPIFENYNHTRHFGANALEMALFARGLMDIFIDLRDKIRIQDIAAGYLIVKEAGGLLLDANLNPLDADLSYDTRVSFIAAANQKILDEIISQINE; via the coding sequence ATGGAAGTAATTGAAATTCTTCGTGAAGTTTCAAACAAAATTTACGAAAACGTAAAAGATGTTGCAGGAACAGAACACGCTGCAGGAGATTTTGGAAGAGGGGCAGGCGGAGATATTTCAAGAAACATAGACATTATTGCTGAAAAAACAGTTCTTGATTATCTAAAAGAAATTAATTTTCCATGTGTTGTTTTAGGTGAAGAGTGTGGAAGAGTAGAATTATCAAAAGATCCAAAAGGCTTTGTGATCATGGATGCAATTGATGGTTCTGCAAATGCAGTAAGAGGGGTACCTTTCTTTTGCAGTTCATTGGCCTTTGCAACAGAAAATAAACTTAGTTCCATAACAGATGGAGTTATCACAAATCTTGACAATGGAGAAATGTATTGGGCATCAAAAAACAGAGGTTCATTTTTCAATCAAGAACAAATGAAAGTACACAATGAAGATCCAGTTTACAAAATTGTGGGAATAAACACATCTGGAGCATCAACAGAACTAATGAAGAAACTTCATCCAATATTTGAAAATTATAATCATACAAGACATTTTGGCGCTAATGCTCTTGAGATGGCATTGTTTGCAAGAGGGTTAATGGATATTTTTATTGATTTACGAGATAAAATTAGGATTCAAGATATTGCAGCAGGTTATTTGATTGTCAAAGAAGCTGGTGGATTGTTGTTAGATGCAAATTTGAATCCACTGGATGCGGATCTAAGCTATGATACAAGAGTTTCTTTTATTGCAGCTGCAAATCAGAAAATTCTTGATGAAATAATATCACAGATCAATGAATAA
- a CDS encoding FAD-binding oxidoreductase yields the protein MVSETKAKIIYRELLKEDLVIIRLLPEGGMPEYKTGQFLTIGVPIPAEKKIVRRAYSIASHAENRDYFEFVIRWVRKPLPGRVTTELFYASVGDEVWLGDPSGTALQISDVLPNGQEDKRRVICVGGGTGIAPFVAFAKHFHDTNDKREVVVLHGASYVDELSYKRLFTDLELESEKRGRDQWNFRYRAAISRPKEFFNRSWNGHVGRVESFFAPDKKTGLSPVEEMVGEKITPENTIIYICGYQGTIDGVIESLGPQGFVTEHEKKPDGSFGIKFESYG from the coding sequence ATGGTTAGTGAGACAAAGGCTAAGATCATTTATAGAGAATTATTAAAAGAAGATCTTGTAATCATCAGACTACTTCCAGAAGGAGGAATGCCAGAATACAAAACAGGTCAATTTTTGACAATAGGGGTTCCAATACCAGCAGAAAAAAAGATTGTTAGAAGAGCATATTCAATTGCATCACATGCAGAAAACAGAGATTATTTTGAATTTGTAATTAGATGGGTAAGAAAACCACTTCCAGGTAGGGTCACTACAGAGTTATTCTATGCAAGTGTTGGTGATGAAGTTTGGTTAGGAGATCCTAGTGGAACTGCATTACAAATTAGTGATGTGCTTCCAAATGGACAAGAAGATAAAAGAAGAGTAATTTGTGTTGGTGGAGGTACAGGTATTGCACCATTTGTTGCATTTGCAAAACATTTTCACGATACAAATGACAAAAGAGAAGTTGTTGTCTTACATGGTGCAAGTTATGTCGATGAGTTAAGCTACAAACGTCTCTTTACAGATTTAGAGTTAGAAAGTGAAAAAAGAGGAAGAGATCAATGGAATTTTAGATATAGAGCAGCTATTAGTAGACCAAAAGAATTTTTCAACAGATCATGGAATGGTCATGTAGGCAGGGTTGAATCATTCTTTGCACCGGATAAAAAAACAGGATTATCACCAGTAGAAGAAATGGTGGGTGAAAAGATTACCCCTGAAAACACAATCATCTACATTTGTGGTTATCAAGGAACGATTGACGGAGTAATTGAGTCACTAGGTCCTCAAGGCTTTGTTACAGAACATGAAAAGAAACCAGACGGAAGTTTTGGTATCAAATTTGAATCCTACGGATAA
- a CDS encoding DUF1059 domain-containing protein: MAELKCRDYGFECDFVASGDMEEVIENFRNHTEEEHGIDYSKEAIMQFLLRKQGL, encoded by the coding sequence ATGGCAGAATTAAAGTGTCGAGATTACGGATTTGAATGTGATTTTGTAGCTAGTGGAGATATGGAAGAAGTTATTGAAAATTTTAGAAACCATACAGAAGAAGAACATGGGATTGACTACTCTAAAGAAGCCATTATGCAGTTTCTATTAAGAAAACAAGGTCTTTAA